In Salmo trutta chromosome 24, fSalTru1.1, whole genome shotgun sequence, the DNA window ACCTGGTTTGTGGAGCCTGGTCCCACTGCCACCACTGTGGCCTGCAGAACCTTGCCTTGGGCCTTCTCTGGCAACATGATGCCCCCCTTCGACATAGTCTCTGCAGCCAGACGCTCCACCAGCACCCGGTCAAACATGGGAAGGAATTTCCTGAAAGCCTAAAAGATGTAGGCGAACGGTTTTATTTATGACGGAGACAATGTACAACAAAATGTTGCAACGGATTTAATCTACATAGCTGATCTGAGGTTGAGAAGTGTTGGACTCTTCTTCAGTGAGTGCTTGACATTCCAATTGTTATACCCTCAAATTGCCACTAGGTAGAGTTTGATCCACCGTGTGAACTGATAAAGGCTTGAGTAATACAAATTGCATGAGAGGGGCCCCTTCAATAGCCAAAAGGAGATGTGTTGTAACCATCTGCTGAAAATAAAGGACAGTTTGGTGGGGGactgtttatttaactaggcaagtcagttaagaacaaattctaatttacaatggcggcctactccggccaaacccagacgacgctgggccaattgtgcgctgccctatgggactcccagtcacggccggatgtgatacagcctggattcgaatcaggtactatagtgacgcctcttgcactgagatgcagtgccttaaaccg includes these proteins:
- the LOC115160905 gene encoding 10 kDa heat shock protein, mitochondrial isoform X2 translates to MAFRKFLPMFDRVLVERLAAETMSKGGIMLPEKAQGKVLQATVVAVGPGSTNQKGKLTPMSVKVGEKVLLPEYGGTKVNLEDKEYFLFRDADILGKYVE